A genomic region of Cyprinus carpio isolate SPL01 chromosome B11, ASM1834038v1, whole genome shotgun sequence contains the following coding sequences:
- the LOC109063797 gene encoding D-threo-3-hydroxyaspartate dehydratase-like, with amino-acid sequence MAAVEFIKDLCTPALIIDLDKMTRNAEGMLERFHKLGVQLRPHMKTHKTLECAEIMTGGSRRCIVVSTLAEVSFYADNGYDDILYAYPLPFDKVERCAELSERLSLFHVVVDNRLALQELKKRPLKQGKVWKVWMKLDCDNGRVGVPHCDPAALQLALEIWDTSGVELMGIYAHCGNTYACQGEEQIKAVAQETTTIVLQFMEKLKAAGIQGVKSSIGSTPSCSHPVPDMAMLSEVHPGNYIFYDVQQSLIGSCTLEDVAVRVLTRVIGHYPHRNQLLVDCGWTALSHDGGGRLPTGYAIIEGHPELKLLSMTQEHGRVEPISGKLDFKQFPLGSLLTLIPYHACATAMMHPVYFVHSKGKIVDTWKPTRGW; translated from the exons ATGGCTGCTGTTGAATTCATCAAAGACCTTTGTACTCCAGCGCTGATCATTGACCTGGATAAAATGACAAGAAACGCTGAAGGCATGCTGGAGCGCTTCCACAAGCTCGGGGTGCAGCTCCGACctcacatgaaaacacacaaaacact GGAGTGTGCGGAGATCATGACAGGAGGCTCTCGTCGTTGTATTGTTGTGTCTACTCTAGCCGAGGTGTCATTCTATGCTGATAACGGCTATGATGATATACTTTATGCATACCCTCTGCCATTCGATAAAGTGGAGCGCTGTGCAGAGCTGTCCGAGAGACTTTCTCTATTCCACGTCGTGGTGGACAACCGCCTCGCCCTGCAGGAGCTGAAGAAGAGACCTCTGAAACAGGGAAAAGTCTGGAAGGTGTGGATGAAACTGGATTGTGACAATGGGAGAG tgGGCGTTCCTCATTGTGACCCTGCTGCACTACAGCTTGCCCTGGAGATCTGGGATACTTCAGGGGTGGAGCTGATGGGAATTTACGCCCACTGCGGGAACACCTACGCCTGTCAGGGGGAGGAGCAAATCAAAGCTGTTGCTCAGGAAACCACTACGATTGTGCTACAGTTCATGGAGAA GTTGAAGGCTGCTGGAATACAAGGTGTCAAATCCAGCATTGGCTCCACCCCTTCCTGTAGCCACCCAGTCCCAGACATGGCCATGTTGAGTGAGGTGCATCCTGGGAACTACATATTTTATG ATGTGCAGCAGTCCCTCATCGGGTCCTGTACACTTGAGGATGTGGCAGTACGGGTGCTGACGCGGGTCATAGGCCACTACCCACACAGGAACCAGTTACTTGTAGATTGTGGGTGGACAGCACTGAGTCATGATGGCGGGGGGCGCTTACCTACAGGATATGCCATCATCGAAGGACACCCAGAACTCAA ACTCCTGTCTATGACTCAGGAACACGGCAGGGTGGAGCCCATCTCTGGAAAACTGGACTTCAAGCAGTTCCCACTGGGGTCACTCCTCACACTTATACCTTACCAT GCTTGTGCTACAGCTATGATGCATCCAGTTTATTTTGTCCATTCTAAAGGGAAGATTGTAGACACCTGGAAACCCACCCGAGGCTGGTAA